In one Halichondria panicea chromosome 4, odHalPani1.1, whole genome shotgun sequence genomic region, the following are encoded:
- the LOC135335447 gene encoding uncharacterized protein LOC135335447, whose amino-acid sequence MLNIDQVLYVDSQIEHFSNHIIKQDTHYGQEIISESLMAKSTVGQQNRDRTKNDINTLTPLLSTNMQRSVNLSKEKGASSWLTTLPLKTHGFTLHKQAFRDALSLRYGWTPNKLPSKCACGSSFTVEHVLSCAKGGFPSIRHNEIRDLTADLLSEVCNNVCTEPELLPVTGENLAGASANIQPGARLDIAANGVWGGSFERTYFDVRVFNPHAASNRHTDPQTVYRKHEQIKKRAYEQRILDIEQASFSPLVLSATGGLAREATTFYKRLASMLVSKWDQSYSSTLCWLRCRLTFSLLRSLIQAIRGSRSSSGHPFRSGAIDLVISETHLHQ is encoded by the coding sequence atgcTAAATATAGACCAAGTCCTGTACGTAGATAGTCAGATCGAACACTTTTCGAATCACATCATCAAACAAGACACACACTATGGGCAGGAGATCATCTCGGAGTCACTAATGGCCAAATCTACCGTAGGCCAACAAAACAGAGATAGAACCAAGAACGACATCAACACACTGACGCCACTACTCTCTACCAACATGCAAAGATCTGTCAATCTGTCTAAAGAGAAGGGTGCATCGTCATGGCTAACCACCCTACCGCTCAAAACCCATGGTTTCACCCTCCACAAACAAGCCTTTAGAGACGCCCTATCTCTGCGTTATGGTTGGACTCCAAACAAGCTACCCTCGAAATGTGCCTGTGGTTCTTCCTTCACAGTAGAACACGTTCTCTCTTGTGCGAAGGGCGGCTTTCCGTCCATTCGGCATAATGAGATCAGAGACTTGACTGCAGATCTTCTTAGTGAGGTCTGCAACAACGTGTGCACAGAACCAGAACTGTTACCGGTTACAGGGGAGAACCTAGCAGGAGCAAGTGCCAATATACAACCGGGTGCACGCCTAGACATTGCAGCCAATGGAGTATGGGGTGGCTCCTTTGAAAGAACTTATTTTGATGTCAGGGTATTTAACCCACACGCTGCATCCAACAGACACACCGACCCTCAAACAGTCTACCGCAAGCACGAGCAAATAAAGAAAAGGGCCTATGAACAAAGAATTCTAGACATCGAACAGGCATCCTTTTCCCCATTAGTCCTCTCTGCAACAGGAGGCTTAGCTCGTGAAGCAACCACCTTCTACAAGAGACTCGCTTCGATGTTAGTGTCTAAATGGGACCAATCATACAGCAGCACACTATGCTGGCTCCGTTGCCGACTAACCTTTTCCCTCCTTCGCTCATTGATCCAAGCCATCAGAGGGTCCAGATCGTCAAGTGGACACCCCTTTAGATCTGGGGCCATCGACCTGGTGATCTCGGAGACCCACCTCCACCAATAA
- the LOC135335435 gene encoding uncharacterized protein LOC135335435: MEHPNTGKMMAKLSKLPQFNRRQIEEQQQIAMEFTSPDMLQMKFSHLLDAGNQFMADMSRGEENPLLNTLERKENHQKMKQRIVTACNFPIRLSLQKIPEERFPLAHTFTSMLRFEYGPFHAALIISDVTIEWGRAGIVRPRFEPRMEADFQALVGENGEWKSREDNFVRQMSMANKRGSSVEKLEVLYQSMSEKVQMISRLIDVIVDYNRNKEFNVFTCNCQHFARDAMAALGIKKPVRFEGLLQQRFEQLKRGKVRVPLELKTHDNLDAHVAAFKQELDRQDMEYLQCLYFSFHLPAIEESEDRENWKCDIATCMSAELDWSITELSITLKPSQLASTEQEVPAKNVVFNQTIVSEGVFGATPDSKVECSFSESANLEVIGTEVPDDLYAVKCLEMSLPKQTKLVGKFRGYREQVLCKYRQHHLYISEEEYEMIEVLTERERLFERYFNSFVERSEQYIMAISEDHNRLETHTRSWDDDVSTRIRQRFESLCKVSCQLVYRVDFKKHTLRKQVSDTPLSAFLRVNNVTLEWLTPGLMVPVRGDKESADVATVDHILLHQDLSNGTEFSRKIENWKAQTETAIANRDVNTIISLLYEVTTQIERCVHSLLEVIVRYNRYSSYHHKKCNNLHFANELLRTLGVTDQSPPNMSLKQYLLSQPLFVTFEDKDVTNHTALDKYVIKNHTSKILVKEREFLISKYFVFHIENWKTIGNGKKDWTCPLETCQLLYLLHTQHII; encoded by the exons ATGGAGCATCCCAACACTGGAAAGATGATGGCAAAGCTCAGCAAGCTTCCACAATTCAACAGAAGGCAAATAGAGGAGCAACAGCAAATAGCCATGGAGTTCACTAGCCCAGATATGCTGCAGATGAAATTCAGTCACTTGTTGGATGCAGGGAACCAGTTTATGGCAGACATGTCTCGAGGGGAAGAGAATCCTCTCTTAAACACTCTGGAGCGAAAAGAAAACCACCAAAAAATGAAGCAAAGAATTGTTACGGCCTGTAACTTCCCGATACGACTGTCTTTGCAAAAGATACCCGAAGAAAGATTTCCACTAGCGCATACTTTTACTTCAATGCTGAGGTTTGAATACGGCCCCTTCCATGCTGCACTCATTATTAGTGACGTGACGATTGAATGGGGGAGAGCTGGTATTGTACGGCCTCGCTTTGAGCCAAGAATGGAGGCTGATTTCCAAGCACTAGTGGGAGAGAACGGGGAATGGAAATCGAGAGAAGACAATTTTGTGCGTCAGATGAGTATGGCCAACAAACGTGGTAGCAGTGTGGAGAAGCTGGAAGTCCTGTATCAATCAATGTCGGAGAAGGTACAAATGATAAGCAGGCTAATTGATGTTATCGTAGATTACAACCGCAACAAAGAATTCAATGTTTTCACATGTAACTGCCAACACTTTGCACGCGATGCCATGGCCGCTCTCGGGATAAAGAAGCCGGTTAGATTCGAGGGACTACTCCAACAGAGatttgagcagctgaaacgaGGGAAAGTTCGAGTTCCCTTAGAGCTAAAGACACACGACAATCTCGATGCGCACGTGGCAGCATTCAAACAAGAGCTCGACAGACAGGACATGGAGTATCTTCAGTGCCTCTATTTCAGTTTCCATCTTCCAGCCATCGAAGAGAGCGAGGATCGAGAAAACTGGAAGTGTGACATAGCCACATGCATGAGTGCAGAGCTTGATTGGTCGATCACTGAGTTGTCCATCACACTGAAACCATCTCAACTAGCAAGTACCGAACAGGAAGTACCCGCAAAAAATGTTGTGTTCAACCAGACGATAGTGTCTGAGGGAGTGTTTGGAGCAACCCCTGATTCCAAGGTGGAATGTTCCTTTTCTGAATCGGCCAATTTGGAAGTGATAGGCACTGAGGTTCCTGATGATTTGTATGCTGTCAAG TGTCTGGAGATGAGTCTTCCTAAGCAGACAAAACTAGTGGGCAAGTTCAGAGGCTATCGAGAGCAGGTCCTGTGCAAGTATCGCCAGCACCATCTCTACATTTCAGAGGAAGAATATGAAATGATCGAAGTGCTGACAGAGAGGGAAAGGTTGTTCGAACGCTACTTCAACTCTTTTGTTGAAAGAAGTGAGCAGTACATTATGGCTATTTCTGAAGACCACAATAGGCTAGAAACACACACTCGATCCTGGGACGATGATGTTAGCACTCGAATTAGACAACGTTTTGAGAGTCTATGCAAAGTTTCTTGCCAACTCGTATACCGTGTTGATTTCAAGAAGCACACCCTTCGAAAGCAAGTTTCTGACACGCCCCTCAGCGCTTTTCTCCGAGTGAATAATGTCACCTTAGAATGGCTCACACCTGGGCTCATGGTTCCGGTCCGAGGAGATAAAGAATCAGCTGACGTTGCGACAGTTGATCATATTCTACTCCATCAAGATCTATCAAATGGTACTGAATTTAGTCGAAAAATTGAAAATTGGAAAGCCCAAACCGAAACAGCCATTGCAAATCGAGACGTGAACACAATAATATCATTATTGTATGAGGTGACCACACAAATAGAGAGATGTGTACATTCGTTACTAGAAGTTATAGTGAGATACAATCGCTATTCAAGCTATCATCACAAAAAATGCAACAATCTACACTTTGCTAACGAACTTCTCCGTACTCTAGGAGTGACTGACCAATCTCCACCGAATATGTCCTTAAAGCAATATCTGCTGAGCCAGCCACTATTCGTTACATTCGAAGACAAAGACGTCACGAACCACACAGCTCTCGACAAAtatgtcatcaaaaatcaCACTAGCAAAATACTGGTAAAGGAAAGAGAATTTCTCATCAGTAAGTACTTTGTATTTCATATTGAGAACTGGAAGACAATTGGCAATGGGAAGAAAGATTGGACTTGCCCTCTAGAAACATGTCAGTTATTGTATttactacacacacaacatataATTTGA
- the LOC135335440 gene encoding uncharacterized protein LOC135335440 encodes MSKSISEKQKKRKRSSSSSATPTTPEPTNLLDVIRKIQNHPEFKDWTDDAAKQRAKELTDPVELNIVFSHLLDDRFADQVAQIGLEATETDHGKEFVSSKEVYAAKGRAAKQFEIATKMPIKLHLTELSREHRLPKRFMDRFTKTLSMAYGPLHAALVIGDVTLEWNDTSLVIPQRGWTEPDLQMDITKETAAMKSITRKEVDMKASVDTLNYKKQMELVYHTTVSQAKLIQNLIEVISKYNRLYTYHVFRRNCQTFVVDAMNAMGIKEIPKMTGKLKDYFTELRKGIKRVPDEFQTHEELDRYVRDSQSTGEFANLTQHDKEYLLCLYFKFHLEDLSNEDDESELCRFPNCMKNKVDAAIDGPIKLDEYTAD; translated from the coding sequence ATGTCTAAATCCATTTCTGAGAAACAAAAGAAGAGGAAAAGGTCATCATCATCGTCTGCTACACCAACTACTCCAGAGCCAACTAACCTCTTGGATGTTATAAGAAAAATTCAGAACCACCCAGAATTCAAGGATTGGACTGATGATGCAGCAAAACAGAGAGCCAAGGAGTTGACAGACCCTGTCGAATTGAATATAGTCTTCAGCCATCTCCTTGATGACCGTTTTGCTGATCAAGTTGCTCAAATTGGACTGGAAGCAACTGAGACAGATCATGGCAAAGAATTTGTTTCATCAAAAGAAGTGTATGCTGCAAAAGGCAGGGCAGCAAAGCAGTTTGAAATTGCAACTAAAATGCCTATAAAGCTTCACCTCACTGAGCTAAGCAGAGAACACCGTCTACCAAAGCGATTCATGGATCGATTTACAAAAACTCTGTCTATGGCATACGGTCCACTACATGCTGCCCTGGTCATCGGAGATGTCACACTGGAATGGAATGATACCAGCCTAGTAATACCGCAACGTGGTTGGACAGAACCAGATTTGCAGATGGACATTACCAAGGAGACGGCTGCAATGAAATCAATCACACGAAAAGAGGTGGACATGAAAGCTTCAGTTGACACTCTCAACTACAAGAAGCAAATGGAATTGGTCTACCACACCACCGTGAGTCAAGCTAAACTGATTCAAAATCTCATTGAGGTCATCTCAAAGTACAACCGCCTCTATACATACCATGTATTTCGACGAAATTGTCAGACTTTTGTCGTTGATGCAATGAACGCAATGGGGATAAAAGAGATACCGAAAATGACAGGGAAACTTAAAGATTACTTCACTGAGTTGAGAAAAGGAATAAAGCGTGTTCCGGATGAATTTCAAACACACGAGGAGCTCGATCGATACGTCCGAGACTCACAGAGCACTGGGGAGTTTGCCAACCTAACACAGCATGACAAAGAGTATCTTCTCTGTCTTTACTTCAAGTTTCATCTCGAAGATCTAAGCAATGAAGACGATGAAAGCGAATTGTGCAGGTTTCCTAACTGTATGAAAAACAAAGTAGATGCAGCTATCGATGGACCAATTAAATTGGATGAGTATACTGCAGATTAG
- the LOC135335437 gene encoding uncharacterized protein LOC135335437 gives MATGKALKKLKNHPTHKTKPAQELEQLAIELITPAKIRERFAHLLQAEGILGELLEDDNDGEPLHTLEFEAQHQKIKHETSKACHLSVKISLQKLQITLPFVHTFAEKLKFEYGALHTAVVVGNVVIEWGREELVEPRIDPNFVSEFQANIGDLGEWHEMGGRFQAEMSLANRQGDTVKQLGIVFDAIDEKSKLIDKLVGVIVEYNRNKNYGVLNCNCQDFAREALAALGIKKPIEFTGKLQERFEQLKKGNRKVPTELKSHQNLDAYVEEHKNELGLQDLEYLQCLYFAEHLPKIEKSGNYETWVCGMSTCKSGELDKLIREHSLANSQTTPPIHPHNQRHPTGNQFLHRAEQSAANSQATSPIHPHNRRLSTGTRKTRTSEAIRDSTIAASAASAATNEGTRKQCPTPDCEFYGEEETFFYCSKCFEVKNTPKCDHCENFGNPECNGLCNGCFMEKTKSESLRKTSIQTYDSAIPHPLSTEAPPPDTKKCSECNSYFANEDYHGLCHGCLMFKTKTETEIAMSTHTVVPNQPIQSSPVYSKQNQGHRSRTPYAPLHEKCQNPGCKNIKTETGYCDICNYSSPLPPTKSTSTSYNTETETILQSRCFLCTGEKVTDRNEVCTYHTYQTQKLLEQMSIHDPPSQANTTTVAPQAHAYSSEVGREYSQTQQNIWIPQSESDRGYTNYRGVPQPRSNH, from the coding sequence ATGGCCACAGGAAAAGCACTAAAGAAACTCAAAAATCACCCTACTCACAAGACAAAGCCAGCACAAGAGCTAGAACAGCTTGCTATTGAGCTAATCACACCAGCAAAGATTCGAGAGAGATTTGCCCACTTACTTCAAGCTGAAGGAATTTTGGGAGAACTTTTGGAAGATGACAACGATGGAGAACCGCTACACACTCTAGAATTTGAAGCACAGCACCAGAAAATCAAGCACGAAACTTCAAAAGCATGCCACCTCTCAGTCAAGATATCACTGCAAAAGCTGCAGATTACACTACCGTTTGTTCACACATTTGCAGAAAAACTCAAGTTTGAATACGGTGCTCTACACActgctgtagttgttggtaaTGTTGTCATAGAGTGGGGGAGGGAGGAGCTTGTTGAGCCTCGTATCGATCCTAACTTTGTGTCAGAGTTCCAAGCGAATATAGGAGACCTTGGGGAGTGGCACGAAATGGGAGGGAGGTTTCAAGCGGAGATGAGCTTGGCGAACAGGCAAGGAGATACTGTGAAACAGCTGGGAATTGTTTTCGATGCAATTGACGAGAAATCGAAACTGATAGACAAGTTGGTTGGTGTGATAGTGGAATACAATCGTAATAAAAACTATGGTGTGCTTAACTGCAACTGTCAAGATTTTGCACGAGAAGCACTTGCTGCTTTAGGCATAAAGAAACCAATTGAATTTACAGGCAAGCTCCAAGAGCGATTCGAGCAGCTAAAGAAAGGAAATAGAAAAGTGCCAACTGAGTTAAAGTCTCACCAAAACCTTGACGCATACGTGGAAGAACACAAGAACGAATTGGGCTTACAAGACCTCGAATATCTTCAGTGCCTGTATTTTGCAGAGCATTTGCCAAAAATCGAGAAATCTGGCAATTATGAAACCTGGGTGTGTGGAATGTCCACTTGCAAAAGTGGTGAGCTAGACAAGCTAATTCGAGAACACAGTCTTGCAAATagccaaaccacaccccccatacacccacacaatcaAAGACACCCTACAGGCAATCAATTCTTACACAGAGCCGAGCAGAGTGCTGCAAATAGTCAAGCCACATCacccatacacccacacaatcgAAGACTCTCTACAGGGACAAGGAAAACACGAACAAGTGAAGCGATTAGAGATTCAACTATAGCTGCATCAGCTGCATCAGCAGCAACAAATGAAGGCACTAGGAAACAATGTCCCACCCCTGACTGTGAATTCTATGGAGAAGAAGAAACATTCTTTTACTGTTCGAAATGCTTTGAAGTCAAAAATACACCAAAGTGTGATCACTGCGAGAATTTCGGGAATCCTGAATGCAATGGGCTGTGTAATGGTTGTTTTATGGAAAAAACAAAGTCTGAATCATTACGTAAAACATCTATCCAAACATATGACAGTGCtataccacacccactgtcAACTGAAGCTCCTCCACCAGACACTAAGAAGTGTTCTGAATGCAATTCTTACTTCGCTAATGAGGATTATCATGGTCTCTGCCATGGCTGCCTAATGTTCAAAACTaaaactgaaactgaaataGCTATGAGTACCCACACTGTTGTACCAAACCAGCCTATACAAAGTTCTCCTGTGTATTCTAAACAGAATCAAGGTCACCGGTCAAGAACACCTTATGCACCTTTACATGAAAAATGTCAAAATCCGGGCTGTAAGAATATTAAAACGGAAACTGGATATTGTGACATTTGCAACTATTCCAGTCCACTACCACCGACAAAAAGTACTAGTACCAGCTACAATACTGAAACAGAAACTATACTACAAAGCAGGTGCTTTTTATGCACTGGGGAAAAGGTAACGGACAGGAATGAAGTGTGCACGTACCACACCTATCAGACACAGAAGTTGTTAGAGCAAATGAGCATTCATGATCCACCATCCCAAGCCAATACAACAACTGTAGCACCACAAGCACACGCATACTCATCAGAAGTAGGAAGGGAATATTCACAAACACAGCAAAACATCTGGATACCACAATCAGAATCTGATAGAGGATACACAAACTATAGAGGTGTACCACAGCCTCGCTCAAACCACTAG
- the LOC135335442 gene encoding uncharacterized protein LOC135335442, whose protein sequence is MSSFSKTFVKSSSAVSKLSGSSQASAKKASAKLELDVEEKLRNLERYRHLGGPELKDEVKSLTNVDTILNTSFSHLVEETLLEELAELDENPDGEFVNPTEVVKAKSRQKRRSIDVALIPLKITVRDLRSNRKAQRLLETVTDIFKHKEFIYGAKHVSLTVGNVVLEWGIENLVVPYWESEQNESSLNSDERDITALSPHNAEATAALELEPRLLPIEDEMKHLFYRTGEKRKVFQRLAEVISQYNRTYYYDVFSRNCQTFVIDALKALGISNKVSIKVEESERMQQLRVRKSGEIPDIFSKHEDLDIFIGEKSQEWLDKLDPESLEYLQLVYSQFHGDNTGCHVTGCRLNMVAHPGV, encoded by the coding sequence ATGAGTTCTTTTAGCAAAACATTTGTGAAGTCTTCCAGTGCAGTTAGCAAACTAAGTGGCTCATCCCAAGCTAGTGCTAAGAAAGCTTCTGCAAAACTAGAACTTGATGTTGAGGAAAAATTGAGAAATCTTGAACGATACCGACACCTAGGGGGACCAGAGTTGAAGGACGAAGTCAAGAGTTTAACAAATGTTGATACAATACTCAATACAAGTTTCAGCCATCTTGTGGAAGAAACACTTCTCGAAGAGTTGGCAGAGCTGGATGAAAACCCGGATGGTGAGTTTGTGAATCCTACCGAAGTAGTAAAAGCGAAATCTCGGCAAAAGCGCAGATCTATTGACGTTGCTCTCATCCCTCTGAAGATAACCGTTCGTGACCTGAGATCAAATCGAAAAGCTCAACGCCTGCTTGAAACTGTTACCGACATTTTCAAACATAAGGAGTTTATCTACGGTGCAAAGCATGTCTCCCTGACTGTTGGTAACGTCGTGCTGGAATGGGGCATAGAGAACTTGGTGGTTCCGTATTGGGAGTCCGAACAAAATGAATCATCTCTTAACTCTGATGAACGTGACATCACTGCTCTTTCTCCTCACAATGCTGAAGCAACAGCTGCACTTGAATTGGAGCCACGGTTGCTACCAATTGAAGATGAGATGAAGCACTTGTTCTATCGAACCGGCGAGAAGCGTAAAGTGTTTCAAAGACTAGCCGAAGTGATTTCACAATACAACAGGACATATTACTATGATGTTTTCTCCCGCAACTGCCAGACCTTTGTTATTGATGCACTCAAGGCTTTAGGCATTTCCAATAAAGTGTCCATTAAGGTCGAAGAAAGTGAACGCATGCAGCAACTTAGAGTCAGAAAATCGGGTGAGATTCCAGACATTTTTTCTAAACATGAAGATCTCGATATTTTCATTGGGGAAAAGAGTCAGGAATGGTTGGACAAGCTGGACCCCGAAAGCTTGGAGTATCTACAGTTGGTCTACTCGCAGTTCCATGGTGATAATACAGGTTGCCATGTTACCGGCTGTCGTTTGAATATGGTCGCTCATCCTGGTGTTTAA
- the LOC135335446 gene encoding uncharacterized protein LOC135335446 — translation MSSFSKAFAKSVSAVSGLSKASAAKKQDSEKSSEFEVEKKLRKHKLYRDLGGEELRVEVVKLTNVDKILEKFSHLVEEVLIQQVETLNKNQDGELVNSIEVGEAKSRQRKRLINVACIPLKIVVRDIKSNRKAQRVLESLADIFKLNYGAKHVSLTVGDVVLEWGKESLVVPYWEFERNESSLNSDARDITVLSPHNAEATATLEVEPRLLPIDEEVEHLFYRTSDKREMFQILAEVVSQYNRTYHYDVRSRNCQTFVIDALKAVGISDKVPVKVEETERMQHLRLRKSGDIPDSFATHEDLDIFIWERSQKWLDKLDPESLEYLKLVYSQFHGGDNAGCHVIDCRLAMITP, via the coding sequence atgagctccTTTAgcaaagcatttgccaagtcTGTCAGTGCAGTTAGTGGCTTATCTAAAGCTAGTGCTGCTAAGAAGCAAGATTCTGAAAAATCATCAGAATTTGAAGTTGAGAAAAAGTTGAGAAAGCATAAACTGTATCGAGACCTAGGAGGAGAAGAATTACGAGTGGAAGTTGTAAAATTAACGAATGTGGACAAAATACTTGAGAAATTCAGCCATCTTGTGGAAGAGGTGCTTATCCAGCAGGTGGAAACACTGAATAAAAACCAGGATGGTGAATTGGTGAATTCTATTGAAGTAGGAGAAGCAAAGAGCCGGCAAAGAAAAAGGTTAATTAACGTTGCTTGTATTCCTCTGAAAATAGTCGTACGTGACATAAAATCAAATCGAAAAGCTCAACGTGTGCTTGAATCCTTAGCCGACATTTTCAAGCTTAACTATGGTGCCAAGCATGTCTCTCTGACTGTTGGTGACGTAGTGCTGGAATGGGGTAAAGAGAGCTTGGTGGTTCCGTATTGGGAGTTCGAACGAAATGAATCATCTCTCAACTCTGATGCACGTGACATCACTGTTCTTAGTCCTCACAATGCTGAAGCAACAGCAACACTTGAAGTGGAGCCACGGTTGCTGCCAATTGATGAAGAAGTGGAGCACTTGTTCTATCGTACCAGCGATAAGCGTGAAATGTTTCAAATACTGGCTGAAGTTGTTTCACAATACAACAGGACGTATCACTATGATGTTCGCTCCCGCAATTGCCAGACCTTTGTGATCGATGCACTCAAGGCTGTAGGCATTTCTGATAAGGTGCCCGTTAAGGTCGAAGAAACTGAACGTATGCAACATCTTAGACTCAGAAAATCTGGTGATATTCCTGACAGTTTTGCTACACACGAAGATCTCGATATTTTCATCTGGGAAAGGAGTCAAAAATGGTTGGACAAGCTGGATCCTGAAAGCTTGGAGTATCTAAAACTGGTCTATTCCCAGTTCCATGGTGGTGACAATGCAGGTTGTCATGTCATCGACTGTCGCTTGGCTATGATCACTCCTTGA
- the LOC135335443 gene encoding uncharacterized protein LOC135335443 — protein sequence MKSICEVFGKSASAASGSGSSKASAAKKPTTEKCWALQVEKKLRRHKKYRNLGGKELQEEVERLTKVDNILENFSHLVQEVLIEQVKELDENSDVEWLNSTEVGEAQTQQRCRSVNVARIPLKITVRDLRSNRKAQRLLETFADIFKIGEYGAKHVSLTVGDVVLEWGKESLVVPYWELEQKERSVKSDARDITSLSTHNAEATAAPEVEPWLLPIEDEVEHLFYRTSEKLEVFQRLAEVISQYNTMHHYDVLKRNCQAFVIDALKAVGISDKVPIKVEESERMQQLRVKKLSEIPDSFATHEDLDFFISEKSQRWLDELDPESLEYLQLVYSQFHGDNNTGCHVTDCRLFMITPSV from the coding sequence ATGAAGTCTATTTGCGAAGTATTTGGCAAGTCTGCCAGTGCAGCTAGTGGCAGTGGCTCATCCAAAGCTAGTGCTGCTAAGAAGCCCACTACAGAGAAATGTTGGGCACTTCAAGTCGAGAAAAAGTTGAGAAGGCATAAAAAGTACCGAAACCTAGGAGGAAAAGAATTACAAGAGGAAGTTGAAAGATTAACTAAAGTTGACAATATACTTGAGAATTTCAGCCATCTTGTGCAAGAGGTACTTATTGAACAGGTGAAAGAGCTGGATGAAAATTCAGATGTTGAGTGGTTGAATTCTACCGAAGTAGGAGAAGCACAGACCCAACAGAGATGTAGATCTGTTAATGTTGCTCGCATTCCTCTGAAGATAACCGTTCGTGACCTGAGATCAAATCGAAAAGCTCAACGTCTGCTTGAAACCTTTGCTGACATTTTCAAAATTGGAGAATACGGTGCCAAGCATGTCTCTCTGACTGTTGGTGACGTAGTGCTGGAATGGGGTAAAGAGAGCTTGGTGGTTCCGTATTGGGAGCTCGAACAAAAAGAAAGATCTGTCAAGTCTGATGCTCGTGACATCACTTCTCTTAGTACTCACAATGCTGAAGCAACAGCTGCGCCTGAAGTGGAGCCATGGTTGCTACCGATTGAAGATGAGGTGGAGCACTTGTTTTATCGTACCAGCGAGAAGCTGGAAGTGTTTCAAAGACTGGCCGAAGTTATCTCACAATACAACACAATGCATCACTACGATGTTCTCAAACGCAACTGCCAGGCATTTGTTATTGATGCACTCAAGGCTGTAGGCATTTCCGATAAGGTACCCATTAAGGTCGAAGAAAGTGAACGTATGCAGCAACTTAGAGTCAAAAAATTGAGTGAGATTCCAGACAGTTTTGCTACACATGAAGATCTCGATTTTTTCATCTCTGAAAAGAGTCAAAGATGGTTGGACGAGCTGGACCCTGAAAGCTTGGAGTATTTACAGTTAGTCTACTCGCAGTTCCACGGTGATAATAATACAGGTTGCCATGTTACTGACTGCCGTTTGTTTATGATCACTCCTTCAGTATGA